A genome region from Pseudanabaena sp. Chao 1811 includes the following:
- a CDS encoding heme o synthase, whose amino-acid sequence MNRNWREVIQDYTELTKPRIIVLLLITTAGAMWIASEGQVDGFLMFITVLGGAIAAASANAINCLYDRDIDAKMERTSWRPIPSGRIQPLNALIFAIALAAISFTLLAVYANLLAACLAMSGIATYVGVYTIWLKRSSTQNIVIGGAAGAIPPLVGWAAVTGELSWAAWVLFAIIFVWTPPHFWALALMIRDEYAKVGVPMLPVVKGAEITAQQILLYTLLIIPVSLLLVFPCNVMGLVYAVSAVGLGIAFIYKATQLLKEPSDRTVARSVFKYSILYLALLCVAMGIDSLPVAHISGDQVIALLQTTIATINP is encoded by the coding sequence ATGAATCGGAACTGGCGCGAGGTGATCCAAGATTACACCGAATTAACCAAACCACGGATTATCGTGCTGTTGCTCATTACCACCGCAGGGGCGATGTGGATTGCATCGGAGGGGCAAGTTGACGGATTTTTGATGTTTATTACGGTTTTGGGAGGAGCGATCGCCGCCGCTTCGGCAAATGCGATTAACTGTTTATACGATCGCGATATTGATGCCAAAATGGAGCGCACTAGTTGGCGACCCATCCCATCGGGCAGGATTCAGCCGCTTAATGCGTTGATTTTTGCGATCGCCCTCGCTGCAATTTCCTTTACGTTGCTAGCGGTCTATGCCAATCTCTTGGCTGCCTGTCTCGCCATGTCGGGAATTGCTACCTACGTTGGTGTTTATACAATTTGGCTCAAGCGTTCTAGCACTCAAAATATCGTTATCGGTGGGGCAGCAGGCGCAATTCCACCGCTAGTTGGTTGGGCAGCCGTGACTGGGGAATTGAGCTGGGCAGCATGGGTCTTATTCGCGATCATCTTCGTGTGGACTCCACCCCACTTTTGGGCTTTGGCACTAATGATTCGTGATGAATATGCCAAGGTCGGTGTACCTATGTTGCCTGTCGTCAAGGGCGCAGAGATAACGGCTCAGCAGATTTTGCTCTATACGCTGTTAATTATTCCTGTGTCTCTATTGTTAGTTTTTCCTTGCAATGTGATGGGACTAGTTTATGCAGTGTCAGCCGTTGGACTAGGTATAGCCTTTATTTACAAGGCAACTCAGTTACTCAAAGAACCAAGCGATCGCACCGTTGCGAGATCGGTCTTCAAATATTCGATTCTTTATTTGGCTTTACTTTGTGTAGCAATGGGAATTGATAGTTTGCCCGTTGCTCATATTTCTGGAGATCAGGTGATTGCCTTGTTACAAACTACAATCGCAACAATCAATCCATAA
- a CDS encoding COX15/CtaA family protein, whose translation MTDSLTSSKPAQASETFANSNPQAKSRFIEPVILIRRMAIGIAIATWMVMAIGSATRVMNAGLACPDWPLCYGSVLPAEQMNLQVFLEWFHRLVASTVGFATIVLFGASWYFRQSLPKWLPWATSGSLSLVVFQGILGGLTVTQLLRFDIVTAHLGTGLLFFSSLLAIFAALTNQTISEQNRTSPKIAWLGLTAAVLIYLQSILGALVASQWALHQCFATQDMCIVLNAHLIGVIPATLASVALVVTVLLTKAIAPVLRFVGSLAGLLVIAQVAIGYATYKLHLQVEPLTIAHQATGSAFLGTLVCFAVLAFRLTQKATSPSQTEQNQAQPAIR comes from the coding sequence ATGACTGACTCTTTAACTTCTTCCAAACCAGCACAAGCATCTGAAACCTTTGCTAATAGCAATCCTCAAGCTAAAAGCCGATTTATAGAGCCAGTTATCCTCATCCGTCGCATGGCGATTGGAATTGCGATCGCTACTTGGATGGTGATGGCGATCGGTAGTGCTACTCGTGTGATGAATGCAGGCTTGGCTTGTCCAGATTGGCCCCTGTGTTATGGATCGGTGTTGCCTGCGGAGCAGATGAATCTCCAAGTATTTTTAGAATGGTTCCATCGTCTCGTTGCCTCCACTGTAGGATTTGCCACGATTGTGTTATTTGGGGCAAGCTGGTATTTTCGGCAGTCTTTACCCAAATGGCTACCTTGGGCAACTTCGGGATCACTGTCTCTGGTAGTTTTTCAAGGCATTTTGGGTGGATTGACAGTGACGCAATTACTCAGATTTGATATCGTCACAGCCCACTTGGGAACGGGGTTGTTATTTTTCTCTAGCTTATTGGCGATCTTTGCCGCGCTAACTAACCAAACAATTTCTGAACAGAATCGGACTTCGCCCAAAATCGCTTGGTTAGGTCTAACCGCAGCAGTTTTGATTTATTTACAAAGTATTCTCGGTGCTTTAGTTGCCTCTCAATGGGCGCTCCACCAATGTTTTGCCACACAGGATATGTGTATTGTTTTGAATGCACATTTAATCGGAGTAATTCCTGCAACCCTTGCTAGTGTTGCGTTGGTGGTAACAGTATTGCTAACTAAAGCGATCGCTCCCGTACTACGATTTGTCGGTTCATTGGCTGGCTTACTAGTAATTGCCCAAGTAGCGATCGGCTATGCCACTTACAAACTACATTTGCAAGTCGAACCACTCACGATTGCTCACCAAGCTACAGGTTCAGCATTTCTAGGAACCCTTGTTTGTTTTGCTGTGTTAGCCTTTAGACTCACCCAAAAAGCCACTAGCCCATCTCAAACAGAACAGAATCAAGCGCAACCTGCAATTCGCTAA
- a CDS encoding Spy/CpxP family protein refolding chaperone gives MFKSKLFQYCAIAATAAITSGVIVSSTASLQSQPPKPQAVETQNQLGSPNNLAELPDSADKFAANSPDMPSGKVLKQLNLTPEQLQKLKAVRDRDQTQMRELGQKLRQANKELQDLLAGTEGSDVIRAKHTQVMELKQELQNKHFERMLAMRDILTPQQRSQLKDIMQKNRDRMREGMKDRMQNRLENRRERLDNLRDRSTL, from the coding sequence ATGTTTAAGTCAAAGCTCTTTCAATATTGCGCGATCGCTGCTACAGCCGCAATCACCAGTGGTGTGATTGTCTCTAGTACTGCGAGTTTGCAATCTCAGCCTCCGAAACCTCAGGCAGTCGAAACCCAGAACCAGTTAGGAAGCCCCAATAATCTTGCCGAGTTGCCCGACTCAGCCGATAAATTTGCTGCCAATAGTCCCGATATGCCTTCAGGAAAAGTCCTCAAACAGCTAAATCTCACTCCTGAGCAATTACAAAAACTTAAGGCAGTTCGCGATCGCGATCAAACGCAAATGCGTGAACTGGGACAAAAATTACGTCAAGCTAATAAGGAACTACAAGATTTATTAGCTGGTACTGAAGGCAGCGATGTCATTCGAGCCAAGCATACACAAGTAATGGAGTTGAAACAGGAATTACAAAATAAACATTTCGAGCGGATGCTAGCCATGCGTGACATTCTCACGCCACAACAGCGATCTCAACTTAAGGACATCATGCAAAAAAATCGCGATCGCATGAGAGAGGGCATGAAAGACCGTATGCAAAATCGTTTGGAAAACCGTAGAGAGCGGCTAGATAATCTGCGCGATCGCTCAACCCTATAA
- a CDS encoding sigma-70 family RNA polymerase sigma factor, whose translation MFKTITTNIETPNPSDPSDPDLHLVQASLHGDAHSFKKLYQLHHHKVRSTLFQLCGSDGLDDLVQDVFLRAWKGLGKFRQSSQFSTWLYRIAFNVASDRRKALAKMRSRNISVEDEQLENLSDDAIARDGYQQAGLNQMHYQDIMQRGLAKLSEDHRAVLVLHDLEELPQKDIAEILSIPVGTVKSRLFHARSAIRKFLEAQGVEL comes from the coding sequence ATGTTCAAAACCATAACTACAAATATCGAAACTCCTAATCCTTCTGATCCTTCTGATCCCGATCTCCATCTGGTGCAAGCGAGCTTGCATGGTGATGCCCATAGCTTTAAAAAGCTATATCAACTTCACCATCACAAGGTGCGGTCAACGCTCTTTCAGCTATGTGGCTCCGATGGTTTAGATGATCTGGTGCAGGATGTTTTCCTCAGAGCTTGGAAAGGATTAGGTAAATTTCGGCAATCTTCCCAATTCTCGACATGGCTCTATCGGATTGCCTTTAATGTGGCAAGCGATCGCCGCAAAGCGCTAGCAAAAATGCGATCGCGCAATATCTCCGTCGAAGATGAGCAACTCGAAAACCTCTCCGATGATGCGATCGCCCGTGATGGCTATCAGCAAGCAGGGTTAAATCAAATGCATTATCAAGACATCATGCAACGAGGTTTAGCTAAGCTCAGCGAAGATCATCGAGCGGTATTGGTACTGCATGATCTCGAAGAGCTACCCCAAAAAGATATCGCGGAAATTTTGTCTATTCCTGTCGGCACGGTGAAATCGCGATTATTCCATGCCCGTAGTGCCATCAGAAAGTTTTTAGAAGCGCAAGGAGTCGAACTATGA
- a CDS encoding LmeA family phospholipid-binding protein: MSVVSSVLIPIIKLWLRSQVEHIDTLEIAIAGKSRQILSGDIPKANVIGAGAKYQGLAVTNIDLCAEAIHLNIAQILKGEALRLLDPIRVTMDVELSPEDLQSCLKSPIFLDAIAPDAPPTATTDDEIRALLEHLVHKLGDEFTLHELAIADGGAKCRGEFAIAAT, translated from the coding sequence ATGTCCGTTGTTAGTTCTGTATTAATTCCTATCATTAAACTGTGGCTGCGATCGCAGGTCGAACATATCGATACTCTCGAAATTGCGATCGCAGGCAAAAGTCGTCAAATTTTAAGCGGTGATATTCCTAAAGCAAATGTGATTGGGGCGGGGGCAAAATATCAAGGCTTAGCAGTAACTAATATCGATCTATGTGCAGAAGCAATTCATCTCAATATTGCCCAAATCCTCAAGGGAGAAGCTTTACGACTGCTTGATCCCATTCGCGTAACGATGGATGTCGAGCTATCTCCCGAAGATCTCCAAAGCTGTCTCAAGTCACCTATTTTCCTTGATGCGATCGCCCCTGATGCACCGCCTACAGCCACAACCGACGATGAGATTCGCGCTTTACTAGAGCATCTAGTCCATAAGCTCGGTGATGAATTTACATTGCATGAACTAGCGATCGCTGATGGTGGTGCGAAATGCCGTGGTGAATTTGCGATCGCCGCCACATAA
- a CDS encoding thermonuclease family protein, with product MSFKYLIFQKLPKFFLIVIANLACLAIAIQPVWAQFGAVPMRVKVFDGDNITLVDRGIKNKVHLACIDAPELLQAEGEHARKVLQNILADEEIYVRVFKKDKFGRYYGEVIAGGQNANKLMLSLGLAHYDRLQEKDCQGYAELETKAQSDRVGIWANGIDVMTPSQFRRENKLLGVGY from the coding sequence ATGTCCTTTAAATATCTTATTTTTCAGAAATTGCCAAAGTTCTTTTTAATTGTTATCGCCAACCTAGCTTGCTTAGCGATCGCCATCCAACCTGTATGGGCGCAATTTGGAGCAGTACCAATGCGGGTAAAAGTTTTTGATGGCGATAATATTACCCTTGTGGATCGGGGTATTAAAAATAAAGTCCATCTTGCCTGTATCGATGCGCCTGAGTTACTACAAGCTGAAGGGGAACATGCCCGCAAGGTATTGCAAAATATTCTTGCCGATGAAGAAATCTATGTGAGGGTTTTCAAAAAGGATAAATTTGGGCGCTACTACGGTGAAGTGATTGCAGGTGGACAAAATGCCAATAAATTAATGCTGTCCCTCGGACTTGCCCATTATGATCGCCTGCAAGAAAAGGATTGCCAAGGCTATGCAGAACTGGAAACTAAAGCACAAAGCGATCGCGTTGGTATTTGGGCAAATGGTATAGATGTAATGACACCTAGCCAATTTCGGCGTGAGAATAAATTATTAGGCGTTGGCTACTAA
- the rpsU gene encoding 30S ribosomal protein S21 — MTQIIVGENEGIESALRRFKKKIQKAGLLADIRRCQYHETAGEKRKRKAENAKRRGRFRRRDV; from the coding sequence ATGACTCAAATAATCGTTGGTGAAAATGAAGGGATTGAGTCGGCACTACGCCGATTTAAGAAAAAAATCCAAAAAGCTGGCTTACTAGCAGATATTCGTCGCTGTCAGTATCATGAAACAGCAGGCGAAAAACGTAAGCGTAAAGCCGAAAATGCTAAGCGTCGTGGTCGTTTCCGTCGTCGCGATGTCTAA
- a CDS encoding GMC oxidoreductase: MSPHPSTEVYDAIVVGSGANGGVAAKELSERGLKVLVLEAGRTPAATDLGNQARDMAKRVYNLAIAKRQSYQSMHPGYWKANPDLFIDEKDNPYTTPPDQPFYWIRGRQVGGKSLTWGGITLRLSDYEFKAASRDGHEQDWPIAYNDLAPYYSKLEKFFQVRGSQEGLAQLPDGDYQPTLPLTPAEEHLKQIVESKWSDRRLIPSRGFGLHRRTPEQPWPAYSSLGSSLKAAIATGNVTLRSDAMVSHVIFDPDTHLARGVGYIDRQTNQAYEAFGRTVVLCASTIESVRILLHSTEKYQTAGLTNPSGMLGRFLMDHVSTSTFFLLPQIKQTKTFDLSGCDSFFIPCFCNLESQQEKFLRGYGIWGGVQRFDLPHILRKVGDGSIGFLIAHGEVLPRYDNRVQLSQDVVDAWGLPVPHIECAWSENEHLMLDHMHRQIDEIIKLAGGKNMQLTEMFHVPVFSEFVSRMEETMSYSAPPGYYIHEVGGARMGNSPDHSVVNAHNQIWEAPNLFVTDGACWTSSGWQSPTLTEMAITARASEFIAEEMRKGNL, translated from the coding sequence ATGAGTCCCCATCCTTCTACAGAAGTTTACGATGCGATCGTAGTTGGCTCTGGAGCCAATGGCGGCGTGGCTGCCAAGGAATTAAGCGAACGTGGTTTAAAAGTCCTTGTCTTAGAAGCAGGTCGGACTCCCGCAGCAACTGATCTCGGAAATCAGGCAAGGGATATGGCAAAGCGAGTATATAACCTTGCGATCGCGAAGCGTCAGTCCTATCAGTCCATGCATCCTGGATATTGGAAGGCAAATCCTGACCTGTTTATTGATGAAAAAGACAATCCTTATACTACGCCACCCGATCAGCCCTTTTATTGGATTCGGGGTCGTCAGGTGGGCGGCAAAAGCTTAACTTGGGGCGGGATCACTTTACGCTTATCCGATTATGAATTTAAGGCAGCGAGTCGTGATGGACATGAGCAGGACTGGCCGATCGCCTATAACGATCTCGCGCCCTACTACAGTAAGTTAGAAAAATTCTTTCAGGTGCGGGGTAGCCAAGAAGGTTTAGCGCAATTGCCCGATGGTGACTATCAGCCAACTTTGCCGCTAACGCCTGCGGAGGAGCATCTCAAGCAAATAGTCGAAAGTAAATGGTCAGATCGGCGGCTGATCCCTTCACGGGGTTTTGGGTTGCATCGACGCACACCAGAACAGCCTTGGCCCGCGTATTCCAGTTTGGGTTCTTCGCTAAAGGCGGCGATCGCGACGGGAAATGTGACTTTGCGATCGGATGCAATGGTGAGCCATGTGATTTTTGATCCTGACACCCATCTGGCGCGTGGGGTGGGCTATATCGATCGCCAGACCAATCAAGCCTATGAAGCCTTCGGGCGGACAGTGGTTTTATGCGCCTCCACGATTGAATCGGTGCGGATTTTATTGCACTCTACTGAGAAATATCAAACTGCGGGCTTAACTAATCCTTCGGGAATGCTCGGTAGATTTTTGATGGATCATGTGTCCACCTCGACATTCTTTTTGTTACCTCAGATCAAGCAAACTAAAACCTTTGATCTTTCAGGATGTGACAGCTTTTTCATCCCTTGCTTCTGCAATTTAGAATCGCAACAGGAGAAATTTTTGCGCGGCTATGGTATCTGGGGCGGCGTACAGCGCTTTGATTTGCCCCATATTTTACGAAAAGTTGGCGATGGCTCAATTGGTTTCCTAATTGCCCACGGTGAGGTTTTGCCCCGCTATGACAATCGCGTGCAACTTAGTCAGGATGTTGTAGATGCGTGGGGGCTACCTGTACCGCACATTGAATGTGCATGGTCAGAGAATGAACATCTGATGCTCGATCATATGCACCGACAGATTGATGAAATCATCAAACTCGCAGGGGGCAAGAATATGCAATTGACAGAGATGTTCCATGTACCTGTGTTTTCAGAATTTGTCAGTCGCATGGAGGAAACCATGTCATATTCTGCGCCCCCCGGCTATTACATCCATGAAGTCGGTGGTGCGAGAATGGGCAACTCCCCCGATCATTCAGTTGTCAATGCCCATAACCAAATATGGGAAGCGCCAAATCTCTTTGTCACCGATGGGGCTTGTTGGACTTCCTCTGGTTGGCAAAGTCCGACCTTAACGGAGATGGCGATTACGGCGAGAGCTAGTGAGTTTATTGCCGAAGAAATGCGAAAAGGTAATTTGTAA